CTTCAGCGGCGCTTCGGCGAGCGACGGCTGCTGGTGGTTGAGGTGGTGCTCGGCGCGGCCGAGCAGGATCTCCAGCTGGCGGTCCACGTCCCCGCTGGCCTCCGCGAGTGACTCGGCTTCCCGGTACGCCTCCGCGGCCTCCTGGCCCCGCCCCTGCGCCGCCAGGATCATCCCGAGGGTCTGCAGGGCCGTGGACTGCTCGTTGGTGGACCCCATCTCCCGCGCGCCTTCCAGAGCAGAGGTCAGGAGCGTTGCGGCCTCGTCGAGGTGCCCGAGTTTGTGGGCCATCATCCCGGCGTTCAGGGCCATGATGATGCTGCCCGGCTGGTTCCCGGCCCGCTGGGCGACGTCCAGCGCCTGCTTGAACTGCGCGTGGGCGTCCCCGTACTGCCCGGTCTGCTCATGGAGCAACCCCAGGTTCGCGTGCACATGCAGGGCACTCTGCAGAGGGTCTTGGCTGTCGGGAAGGCGCTGCTGGGCGGTTTCAAGCAGTTCGAGCGACTCGCGTAGCCTTCCCTGGCTGTTGAGGATGATGACCTGGTTGCACAGCGCCCGGATCTCCGCGTCCACGTCCCCGTCCGCCTGGCGCAGTGCCAGTACCCGGGCGAGCGCCTCCAGCGCCTCGTTGTTCTTGCCGGCCCGGTGCTGCATCTGCGCGAGCAGGCTCAGCACATCCCCTTCCTCGGCGCCCAGGCCCTCATCTCTCGCGGCCTGCGCCGAGCGCTGGAAGTACCCAGCGGCCTGCGCGACCTGCCCGGCCGCCTGAGCGAGCTGTGCCCGCAGCAGCAGCGCCCGGACCCGCTGCCGGGCCGTGGTCGGCGTGACCTGCGCTAGGTACCCGCTCCCGAGGTCCCGCTGCCCAATGCGAATCGCTGCGTCCGCGGCCAGCAGGCGCAGGTCCGCGGCGCAGTCGGGCACCCCGCAGGGTGGGTCGCTCAGCAGTGCCTGGGTGATGGCGAGGCTGCCGGCGGGGTCGGTTTTGAGGATCTGCTCGGCGTGCTGCCGGGCGTCATCGTGGGCACAGGTCATGGAAGGAACGTCCGTAAGAGAGGCCTCAGCGTGCCGATTTGCCTGGCACGCTGAGGGAGAGGGCGGTCAGGGGGAAGTGTCAGGGGCGGGTGAGGGCGTCTAGGTTGAGGCGTCCGGCACCGAGCTTCCCGGCGAAGGGCTGGTTGGCGGCGAGCGCATCGACGCCCGTGGCGGTGGCCTGGATGCGGCGGACGGCGTCCGCGCCGTTCAGGCTGCCGCTGCTCAGCGCGAGCGCAGCGGCACCGGCGACCACGGGGGCACTCATGGAGGTGCCGCTCCACGCGGCGAGGCGGCCGCCGGGCGCCGGGCCGACCAGTTCCTCACCGGGTGCGAGGAGGCTCAGCGCGCCGTACTGCGAGAAGGCACTCTTGTTCCACGCGAGCCCGTGGCTGCCGACGGCGAGGTTCAGGGCGCTGCCCGCGAAGTGCCCGGCGGGGTAGCGCAGGCCTTCGGTGCCGGCGTTCCCGGCCGAGGCGACCACGACCACGCCGGCGTCGTTGGCGTACCCAATGGCCTGCTTGACCGCTTCGACGGGTTCGTCGGAGCCGAGGCTGAGGTTGATGATGTCCGCGCCGTGGTCGGTGGCCCAGAGGATCCCCTGGACGACGGAGCTGACGTTCCCCTGGCCCTGCGCGTCGAGCACGCGGACGGGCATGATTTTCGCGCCGGGGGCGACGATCAGGGCGAGCCCGGCGACTTCGGTGCCATGCCCGGAGGCGTCCTGCCCGAAGGTGCCGTCGTCCATCGGCAGCGCGTCCCCATCCGCGAAGTCGTACCAGGTGTCCTGGGGGGTGAGCGAGGAGGTGAACATGGGGTGTGCGACATCGACGCCGGTGTCCAGGACGGCGATGGTCACGCCGGCCCCGGGGACGCCGTTGGCGCCGAGGCGCGTCTGGGCGACGTCCAGGCCGATGCTCTGCCAGGTGTCGATGTTGGCGACCGTGGTGCCGTTCTGCCCGCCGCCACCCCAGTAGTTCACGCCGCCGCCCCAGTAGTTCACTCCCCCGCCCCAGTAGGCGACGCCGGAGCCCCACAGGGTGGTGCTGCCGCCCCAGTACGCCACACCGTTGCCCCAGTAGGCCACGCCGCCGCCCCAGTAGTTCACTCCCTGACCGCCGATGGTGTTGCTCCCCGCATTGACGCGGTTCATGGCCGGGAGGCTCAGGGCGCCTCGGTTGCGTTCCCGCACGACACCCAGCCCGGCGTTCTGCGCGGTCAGGGGCCGGGTGTCGGCCGCGGCGATCACGGCGAAGGCCGGCGTGCGGGTGACGAGGGTGCCGCCGTGCCGGGCGGCGAGCTGCACGTCACTCAGGGCGGGATCGGGGTTCAGGACAGTGACGATCTGCTCGGCCGAAGACCCTGCACCGGGCTGCGGAACAGCGGCGGTGGGGGTGGACGTGCCGCAGGCGGTGAGGAGCGCGGCGCTGAGCAGCAGGCCCATGGAGGAGCGGATCAGGGTGGGTCGGGTCATGGGTGTCTCCTTCATCAGAAACCGGGGGAGGCGGAGGAGGAGGGGGTCTCGGGGGAAGTCGGGAGACCGGGGGCCACAGAACCCGGCGGGCCTGGCCTGGCCTTCATTATGCCTTCATCCTGTCGCGTTCGCCCAGGGCCCCCCTCTATTGGGGGGCGCCCCACCCGTGACCGGGCCAGGATCACCATGGAACATATACGGCTGGTTCTGTCCGGCTTCTTTCAGGGTGGATGATGAACCCTTTCAAGTGCCTGTTCAGGAGTGCGTTGTGGTGCCCGGGCTCACTGAGGAGGAGCCCGGCCTCCTGGAGCGGCGCCTGTCCTGCCGAGGAGCGACCTTCATGTTCACGCGACTCAGCGCCCGTTCCCTCATCCGCTGGGCGCTGCTGCTCACGCTGCTCTGCGGCCCCTGCTCACACGCCCAGGCGATGGGCGCGGAACCGCCCGGTCATTGCCACATCTCAGGAAGTCGTCACCGCCGAGGCCTGCGCCTGCGGCGGACGCCAGGACTGCACGCAGGCCGCCGAGGACCGCTTCCGTGCCTGGAACGCCGGAAAGCACAGGTGCGACGAGGCGTTGGCGCAGCCGTTCCGGCCCACTTACCGGCTGCTCACGGGCCTCGTGGCCAATGTCAGCGATCCCCTGGCCTACCAGGGCCTCCTCCTGGAACTGAACAGCCAGATGGGCATCATCATTCAGGATCAGCTGGCCATGGCTGAGCTGGGCGCCATGCTGTGGGTTCATGTCGAGGTGGCGCGGCCCTACGGCCTGGCTGGGGAACTGCCTCCACTGCAGGTCGAGCAGCTTCCGGATCCCCGCTGACCGGCCCGTACAAGGTCAGCCTGGACCTGGAAACCGTCGGCATCAGCTTCAACTGCGAGAAGATCGGTGTGGCACTCAGCAAGGGCCTGCGCTTCTTCGACCTCTTCGCCGAATTGGAACTGGAGTACTCCGGTAAGGTGACCGAGTTCGCCGGCGCGAAAGTTGACGTCGGCGCTGGTGGCCTGTCGGCCGCTGGGGCCGCCAAGTCGGGGCTGTACTTCTCCGCGACCCGTGAGGGCGTCGGGGACGTGGGCGCGAAGGTCTCCGCTTCACACGTCGCCGCCGCCGTCCCCGTCGGTCCGCTTCCATTCGGTATTGCCCTGGAACGCGAGAGTGAGTCGAGCGTCAGCTTCGTGCCCTTCTGAACGCACGGGCTGGACTTGGAAGAGGGGGCCAGTGTGACCCCTGCCGGGGCGTCGAGCCGGTATGTGAGCGGTGCGGGGGAGACGGCGCACGGTTCGTCTACGTGTCCACGGAAGTCAGCTCTGTCCCTCGCCCTCGCTGCAGGTGGAACCGCCTGCGCCACCTCCGCACGCTGTATTGCTCTCTTCGGCACCGCCAGCGTGATCGACATCGGCCGGCACCCATTACGCTAAAATCATGCTGTCCCAATTGTGGGACGGGGTGAATGACAACTGGGAGCGGAGGCGCAACACGGGACATGCGAAATGCACCCGAGTTGCAGCTCGGGTGCGAAAGGAGGTGATTCCTTATGGCTAGACACCGTAAGGATACACCGAAGCGTCCGCGCAGGCCAGTGAAGTGGGGTGAGGTGGCGGTCGTTGTGACTGCCCTCAGCTCCCTGCTGACTGGTCTGGCGGCCCTTCTGAACGCCCTGAAATAAGCCTCTCGACCCCAGTTGCACCTTCTGAGCACGGGCCCTTCGGGGTCCGTGTTTATTCTCAACTGGCCTGGAATTCACTCACATGAATGGTTTTTTCCGCTGGCGTTCCGACGTGGCCTGAAGCTCAGGAATTCTGTGAACGCCGGTGGTGGAGGCCCTTGGGACGTTCAGGCTTCCCCGGGCGGGGCCGACCAGGCCCGCTGGCCCAGTTCGTCAACCTGGTCACCGATCTTCCCTCAGGGCGCGGCCGGGGACTCCCCTCTGGCCGGCAGGGTGAAGTGAATGGTGACTCCTTCCCCGGCGCCGTCGCCGAACCAGATGCGTCCGCCGTACCGCTCCACGATGCGGCGGCAGACGGCCAGCCCAATCCCGTTGCCGCCTGCACTGGTGCGGCGGTGCAGGCGCTGGAACATCAGGAACACCTTCTCATGGTGCTCCGGGTCGATGCCGATCCCGTTGTCCCGCAACGTGCAGTGCACCCAGCCGTCCTGTTGCCAGCCGGTCAGGCTCACCCTGAGTGGCCGTTCACTGCGGAACTTGATGGCGTTGCCCAGCAGGTTCGTCAACAGCTGCTGAATCTGGGGTGCGCTCGCCTGGACGGGCGGCAGGATGCCACAGGTGGCAATGGCATCCTCAGGCCAGGGGAGGCCAGGCGTGACTGCCTCCCAACAGGCTTGCAGGTAAACGGCGCCCAGGTCCGGCTCCGCCTCGGCATTCACGCTGGACAGGGTGAGCACGTCCCGCACCAGCTGGCGGGCGCGGAAGACCTGCTCCGTGATGTGCGTGATGTACCCGTGGGCCCGGTCGTCGAGCTGATCGTGATACCGGTGTCGCAAGAGATCCGTGTACATCCCCAGGGTCCGCAGCGGCTCCTGCAGGTCATGACTGGCCACATAGGCGAATTCGCCCAGGTCACGCACGCTGCGCTCCAGCTCGGCGTTTTTGCGCTCCAGGGCCTGATTGATCGTTGCGATTTCCTGCGTGCGCGCCTCGACCCGCTGCTCAAGGGTGCGGTTGAGCTGGCGCAATGACATCTCGGCCTGCTTGCGGCGGGTGATGTTCTCATGGGCGACCACGGCGTACTGGGCGCCGTCCTGCGCGAAGCAGGTCACGCGCGCCAGGAAGTACCGGTCTTCCGTGGGGGAGTGACAGGGATACTCCAGTTCGAATGCCTCCTGCGTGCCTGCCAGCACGGCACGAATGCCCGCGGCGATCTGCGCGGCATCGGGCTGGTCCTCTCCCTGGGCCCCGTCACACACCTGGAGGTAGTTGGTGCCCACAAAGTCCGCCGCGTCATTGGCCTGAGCGAACCTGATCCAGGCCTGGTTGACCGCCTGAATCACGCCGTCCCGGTTGAGGATGGCGATGTGGGCGGTCAGGGCATCGAAGGCTGCGATCGCGTACCGCCCGGGTGAGGCTGTTGGACGGGACATACGGAACGCTAGCACGGCCCAAAAGTGGCGCCGCGTGGCAGAAGACCCCGGCGTGCTCTTGACGGACCGGTGCGGTGGTCCATTAGGGTAAGGCGGTGGGATCCGATGCGTTTACCGTTCTGCTCGTGGAGGACGAGCTGGCCGATGCGGCCCTGTTTCAGGAGATGCTGGCCGACGTCTCGCCCGAGATCACGGTCGAGCACGTCGAACATGGCGGTGAAGCGCTGCAGTACCTGTTGGGGAAAGCGCCTTACGCTGGCCGGCCCCGACCCAACCTGGTGGTGCTGGACCTGAACATGCCGGTCATGGACGGGCACGAGTTCCTCCGCGAGGTCAAGGCGCACGAGCACCTGAGGGCGCTCCCTGTGCTGGTCCTGTCGACGTCCGACCATCCTACGGATGTGCAGCGCTCCTACCTGGGTTTCGCCAGTGGGTACGTGGTGAAACCGGGAACGTACGCCGAGTACACCAGGGTGTTGACGGCGGTGGAAAGTTACTGGCGTGGGGTGCTGCGCCTGCCGACGATCGGCGAGCTGGTGGGTGAGGAACGGCCGTGACCACCTGTGGGTGTTCAGGTGTGAGGTGACGTTGAATCTGAGAACCGCAGGCCCGTCCGACTGTCCGTGGCAGGGTGGTCAGGCACTCATGGCGGGTGTGCCCCTCCTGTACTGGGACGTGAGCGGCATTTCACCGGTGGCGGTGGCGTGAACGCGGTAGCGTGCGACATGCCCTGGAAACTCGTGACGGACCCCATCCGCATCCGCCCCGGCGACCAGCTCAAGGTGGACGGCGGCCCCGCGTTCGTTGTGCAGAGGGTTATCGGGAGCTGGCGCTTCCACACGGAGGTCATCACGGCCGAGGGCCTTCCCATGGACATCCGGGACACGGATTATGTGGCGATCTGGGTAGAAGACGCGAAGTAGTCCCCTCGGGTTCTGCCAAGACCCTTTACCAGGGGGTGAACTCAAGTCAAGCTTCAGGCTAAACCAGCGCCCCCACCCGCCAGAAGGCCAGGTGGGGGCGCTGATGGGTGAAGTGCGCCTGCTCCTTGCACTTCAGCGTTTCAGGTCATGTGCTTCAGCGCCCCTGCTCTTCGGCGGCGTCGCCCCTCCTGGATTTCTCCTCGAGTTCCGCCGCGACCTGCTCCACCACGGCCAGAGGACGCGCTTCCCCTTGAGCCCCACTGGTGTCGCCTTCCTTGACGGCGGTCATGGCGTCCTCACCGGCGTTCTTCACGCGGCCCAGGAGGTCCTGCACCTGCTCACGCACGGCGGGGTTGGAGCGGTACAGCGCGTACGCGCCGCCGGCCAGGATCAGCCACGCCCAGGGAAAATGCCCACCTGACGAACGGCGGTGGACGTCGGCGAGGTCCTGCTGGAGCTGCCCGAGGTCCTTCTGGTGCTGCGCGACCATCGCGGCCGTGGCGGCCTGCTGCTTGGCCAGTGCCTTGGTGGCGTGTGTGACGGCTGTGCGCTCGGCCTGGTGTTCCGTGCTCTGGACCCGGTGCTTGAGGTTCTCGATGGTGTGTTGAAGGGGGGTCATATGGGTTCTCCTGCGGGGACGTTCTGGGTTGAACGGGACGGGTGCGGGCGGCCCGGAGGCCGCCCGGGACGCGAGACTCAGCGCGGTGTTGCGGTCTGGTTGGTCGTGGTCTGGTGGACGACCGTGGGTTCCTTGCGGCGCAGTCCGGCGAGGCCGGCGAGGCCGAGCAGGCCGAGCCAGCCCCAGTCCATGCCACCGTTGTCGTTCTGCGTGGTCTGGGTCGTGGTGGTTTCGGTCGTGGTGCCGGTGGTGTCGTCTTGGGCCAGGGCGGGCATGGAGGCCACGCCGAGCATCAGGGCCAGCAGGGTGATCTTCGTTTCTCGTTTCATAGGGGAACCTCCGTCAAGCGAGTGAATTTGTACGCTCCTGCACCCTGTCACGCCCCCCTGGTTTTCTTTGCATACACAGTGTTTGCGCGGACCATAGACCACCCCTGGATTCCATGAGGGAATGGTGGATGCGATGGAGACATGGGCGGCGCGTGAGAACGTCCGGCCAGTGCAGCCCTCCGACGTTTGATCCGGCCGCACTTGTGCGCCGGGCTGGTGGCCGTTCAACTTGCATATCCGGATGTCCGTTCGGGTGCCCGTTGACCTCGGCGTGCCTCGTGGATGCCCTGTACGAACGTCCCCTCGCGCCTCTCGGTGGGTGAGGGTGCCCTTCACCTCTTCCAGGGAAAGAATGCTTGACGTTCACTTTGGTTCAGTCCAGGGCATAGGGTGGTGGAATGCCGGGTCCCCTGCTCACGTTCGTGGATGACAGCGAGGCTGACCATCTCCTCATCCAGGATGCGTTGGGGACCCTGAACGTCCCCGTCCGCAGCCAGCATTTCATGCAGGTCAACCTATTCCTCGCTGCCATGGACCGCGGGCAGATCACGCAGGACGCCGTGATCACCGACCTGAACATGCCTGGCCCCTCCGGCTTCGACCTGTTGCAGGCCATCCGGTCACGCCACGCGGGTCAGCCACTGCCCATCCTGATTTTCAGCACGTCGCCGGCAGCGGCTGACCGCGCCCGGGCCGCCGCTCTGGACGTCGCC
This is a stretch of genomic DNA from Deinococcus ficus. It encodes these proteins:
- a CDS encoding S8 family serine peptidase, coding for MTRPTLIRSSMGLLLSAALLTACGTSTPTAAVPQPGAGSSAEQIVTVLNPDPALSDVQLAARHGGTLVTRTPAFAVIAAADTRPLTAQNAGLGVVRERNRGALSLPAMNRVNAGSNTIGGQGVNYWGGGVAYWGNGVAYWGGSTTLWGSGVAYWGGGVNYWGGGVNYWGGGGQNGTTVANIDTWQSIGLDVAQTRLGANGVPGAGVTIAVLDTGVDVAHPMFTSSLTPQDTWYDFADGDALPMDDGTFGQDASGHGTEVAGLALIVAPGAKIMPVRVLDAQGQGNVSSVVQGILWATDHGADIINLSLGSDEPVEAVKQAIGYANDAGVVVVASAGNAGTEGLRYPAGHFAGSALNLAVGSHGLAWNKSAFSQYGALSLLAPGEELVGPAPGGRLAAWSGTSMSAPVVAGAAALALSSGSLNGADAVRRIQATATGVDALAANQPFAGKLGAGRLNLDALTRP
- a CDS encoding sensor histidine kinase codes for the protein MSRPTASPGRYAIAAFDALTAHIAILNRDGVIQAVNQAWIRFAQANDAADFVGTNYLQVCDGAQGEDQPDAAQIAAGIRAVLAGTQEAFELEYPCHSPTEDRYFLARVTCFAQDGAQYAVVAHENITRRKQAEMSLRQLNRTLEQRVEARTQEIATINQALERKNAELERSVRDLGEFAYVASHDLQEPLRTLGMYTDLLRHRYHDQLDDRAHGYITHITEQVFRARQLVRDVLTLSSVNAEAEPDLGAVYLQACWEAVTPGLPWPEDAIATCGILPPVQASAPQIQQLLTNLLGNAIKFRSERPLRVSLTGWQQDGWVHCTLRDNGIGIDPEHHEKVFLMFQRLHRRTSAGGNGIGLAVCRRIVERYGGRIWFGDGAGEGVTIHFTLPARGESPAAP
- a CDS encoding response regulator, producing MEDELADAALFQEMLADVSPEITVEHVEHGGEALQYLLGKAPYAGRPRPNLVVLDLNMPVMDGHEFLREVKAHEHLRALPVLVLSTSDHPTDVQRSYLGFASGYVVKPGTYAEYTRVLTAVESYWRGVLRLPTIGELVGEERP
- a CDS encoding WGxxGxxG family protein translates to MKRETKITLLALMLGVASMPALAQDDTTGTTTETTTTQTTQNDNGGMDWGWLGLLGLAGLAGLRRKEPTVVHQTTTNQTATPR
- a CDS encoding response regulator, producing the protein MPGPLLTFVDDSEADHLLIQDALGTLNVPVRSQHFMQVNLFLAAMDRGQITQDAVITDLNMPGPSGFDLLQAIRSRHAGQPLPILIFSTSPAAADRARAAALDVAGYFVKPVSYDGLVEQLQDMVDLILHCKQQGQRGSVPLLPVPVSTPVLPEPLH